The following proteins are co-located in the Bradyrhizobium sp. AZCC 2176 genome:
- a CDS encoding MarR family winged helix-turn-helix transcriptional regulator: MIDALLTASKPELLDKDGDRTLRGLLYDYFAFGRSLEAARETFASFVGLSPTQYLILIAIKNSTAEEPMGVNQVAERLYLSGAFVTNEINKLVSDGLIEKTPHPCDGRRVQLTLTQHGVSRLIRLAALQRPVNDALFGMLTREDFKVLSQLLSRLASNADSALKLAEHVQATLKFQENQRASAANLPESRKKRRARPRDGR; the protein is encoded by the coding sequence TTGATCGATGCGCTTTTGACAGCGTCCAAGCCCGAGCTGCTCGATAAAGATGGAGACCGCACACTTCGCGGCCTCCTCTACGACTATTTCGCTTTCGGGCGCAGCCTGGAAGCCGCCCGTGAGACGTTCGCGAGCTTTGTCGGTCTATCGCCTACCCAGTATCTGATATTGATCGCGATCAAGAATTCGACGGCGGAAGAGCCCATGGGGGTCAACCAGGTCGCCGAACGCTTGTATCTAAGCGGCGCCTTCGTCACCAACGAGATCAACAAGCTGGTGTCTGACGGGCTGATCGAGAAGACCCCCCATCCCTGCGACGGACGCCGGGTGCAACTTACCCTCACCCAGCACGGAGTGAGCCGACTGATCCGCCTTGCGGCCTTGCAACGCCCGGTCAATGACGCATTGTTCGGAATGCTGACGCGCGAGGATTTCAAAGTGTTGTCCCAGCTGCTGTCTCGTCTTGCTTCGAACGCCGATAGCGCGTTGAAGCTCGCCGAACATGTTCAAGCGACGCTCAAGTTTCAGGAGAATCAGCGGGCTTCAGCGGCCAATTTGCCGGAGTCCCGCAAGAAGCGGCGTGCGAGGCCCCGCGACGGTCGGTAA
- the qatC gene encoding Qat anti-phage system QueC-like protein QatC: MRLLCAPAELGRLDEAGTLRVVLYGQAGARGRASAGAAVRSDVRRERLVPERRAWDLLSIANSVMVADAAGLRTQSPDGWTREFDLEIAVTEPAFWNGVAPLIADALAFLTTDRWQMRFIPGGAAAPEPARVVRPPQDCVALLSGGLDSLIGTIDLAAAGTRPLVVSKIVRGDSEKQEEFARAIAGGLRHVQLNDNGVVPKPKDTSQRARSIIFLAFGVLVASALAPYQAGATVPLYACENGFIAINPPLTGSRVGSLSTRTAHPQFLALFQDLLDAAEIRVTIRTPYAHKTKGEMLKECADQPLLRALAARSASCGRFQKFKYRHCGRCVPCQVRRAAFVAWVQPDPTNYVFEHLGRDDAQHAGFDDVRSVGMALAAVHDGGFDEWLGSALSWPRIDDRKVLRDMLRRALAELGHLHAKYGVK, translated from the coding sequence ATGAGGCTACTGTGCGCACCTGCCGAATTAGGCCGGCTCGACGAAGCCGGTACGCTCAGGGTTGTCCTGTACGGCCAGGCCGGCGCACGCGGCCGGGCGAGCGCGGGCGCCGCGGTACGCAGCGATGTCCGGAGGGAGCGCTTGGTTCCGGAGAGGCGCGCATGGGATCTCCTTTCCATCGCCAACTCGGTCATGGTGGCGGATGCCGCGGGGCTGCGCACCCAAAGTCCGGATGGGTGGACTCGCGAATTCGATCTGGAGATCGCCGTGACCGAACCGGCCTTCTGGAACGGAGTGGCGCCGTTGATCGCCGACGCGCTGGCGTTTCTGACGACCGACAGGTGGCAGATGCGGTTTATTCCGGGCGGAGCGGCAGCGCCTGAGCCAGCGCGTGTGGTCCGGCCGCCGCAGGATTGCGTAGCGCTGCTGTCCGGGGGGCTCGACAGTCTCATCGGAACGATCGACCTCGCTGCTGCGGGCACTCGCCCCCTCGTCGTCAGCAAGATCGTCCGCGGGGACTCGGAAAAGCAGGAGGAATTCGCGCGCGCGATCGCGGGTGGCCTGAGGCACGTACAGCTCAACGACAACGGGGTCGTGCCGAAGCCGAAGGACACTTCGCAGCGCGCTCGGTCGATCATCTTTCTCGCGTTCGGAGTTCTCGTCGCGTCGGCGCTCGCGCCCTATCAAGCCGGAGCGACCGTTCCTCTATACGCCTGCGAGAACGGATTCATCGCGATAAATCCGCCGCTGACTGGGAGCCGGGTCGGCAGCTTGAGCACGCGCACGGCGCATCCCCAGTTCCTGGCGTTGTTTCAGGACCTGCTTGACGCCGCGGAAATTCGAGTGACGATCCGCACACCCTACGCCCACAAGACGAAGGGCGAGATGCTGAAGGAATGCGCCGATCAGCCGCTGCTGCGCGCCTTGGCCGCGCGATCGGCGAGTTGCGGTCGATTCCAGAAATTCAAGTACCGCCACTGCGGACGATGCGTCCCCTGCCAAGTTCGGAGAGCCGCCTTCGTCGCCTGGGTACAACCGGATCCGACCAACTACGTGTTCGAACATCTCGGTCGTGACGACGCGCAGCACGCGGGCTTCGACGACGTCCGTTCGGTCGGCATGGCCTTGGCCGCCGTCCATGACGGAGGGTTCGACGAGTGGCTCGGGAGCGCGCTGTCATGGCCGCGGATCGACGATCGCAAGGTACTGCGGGATATGCTACGCCGGGCGCTTGCCGAACTCGGGCACCTGCATGCGAAATACGGTGTGAAGTGA
- a CDS encoding flavin reductase family protein, with the protein MEDRAFRRALGEFATGVAVVTARGKGEELIGVTMSSFNSVSLDPPLVLFSVDRKARSLSAMLEANGFAVNILARDQEHISNQFARALSNKWDQVKTSVGHAEAPLISGAMAHFECAPYANYDGGDHVIFVVRVVRHTTRSEAAAPLVFFRGRYRDLVDEAEREPTWPLPIHY; encoded by the coding sequence ATGGAAGACCGTGCATTCAGGCGTGCTCTCGGGGAGTTCGCGACCGGTGTTGCGGTAGTGACCGCGCGCGGCAAGGGCGAAGAGCTCATCGGTGTGACCATGAGTTCATTCAACTCCGTCTCACTTGATCCGCCGCTCGTTCTTTTCAGCGTCGACCGCAAGGCGCGCAGCCTATCTGCGATGCTCGAAGCGAACGGCTTCGCCGTGAATATCCTTGCGCGCGACCAGGAGCACATCTCCAATCAATTTGCGCGAGCCCTCTCCAACAAATGGGACCAGGTCAAGACCTCGGTCGGCCATGCCGAGGCCCCGCTGATCTCGGGCGCGATGGCGCATTTCGAATGCGCGCCCTACGCGAACTATGACGGCGGGGACCACGTCATCTTTGTCGTGCGCGTCGTCCGTCACACGACCCGCTCTGAGGCGGCCGCACCATTGGTCTTCTTTCGCGGTCGTTACCGAGATCTCGTGGACGAAGCCGAACGCGAGCCGACCTGGCCGCTTCCCATTCACTACTAG
- a CDS encoding 4-hydroxyphenylacetate 3-hydroxylase family protein yields MRSAKEYLSGLKDGRTIYIDGASVGDVTAHHAFRNLAGSMAGLFGFASAPENADLMTFDTGAGRANRIWQLPASYAELVKRRKALEAWAALHAGFMGRAPDHVASCISGLYMGLDVFKEHDPARAGALESYYRYARDKDLYLTYVIINPQADRSKGAADQADPFLTASVVDRDAEGITIRGAKMLATGGVVADEVFVTTIQPMRPGEERYAMSFAIPMSTKGLKLLSRKSYENAAGAVFDNPLSSRFDENDSVLYFDDVKVPWDRVFVESNVEMCQKQFHATPCHVYQNYQAMVRLSVKLKFLTGLAHRIAEMNGVTQFPQVREMLGQLAAETGMVDALVAAMEVKGKQIGPYFVPDRHTLYSAQVLTQQLYSHILSSLRELAGGGMIMLPSSVADFANPEIAALIGKTQQSPKANSHDRVKFYKLAWDAVGSEFGSRHQQYEMFYAGATFVTKGHSYRTYDWAGADRLVQSMLDSYDLNGVSSSSKAA; encoded by the coding sequence ATGCGTAGCGCAAAGGAATATTTGTCAGGCTTGAAGGATGGCCGGACCATCTACATCGACGGCGCCTCAGTCGGCGATGTAACGGCGCACCATGCCTTCCGCAATCTCGCTGGCTCGATGGCGGGGTTGTTCGGCTTTGCGAGCGCGCCCGAGAATGCGGATCTGATGACGTTCGACACAGGCGCAGGCCGCGCCAACCGTATCTGGCAGCTTCCGGCCTCCTATGCCGAGCTCGTGAAGCGGCGGAAGGCGCTTGAGGCCTGGGCCGCGTTGCATGCGGGGTTCATGGGCCGCGCCCCGGACCACGTGGCGTCCTGCATTTCCGGCCTCTACATGGGGCTCGACGTCTTCAAGGAGCATGATCCGGCCCGCGCCGGGGCGCTCGAGAGCTACTACCGTTACGCGCGCGACAAGGATCTCTACCTCACTTACGTCATCATCAATCCGCAGGCGGACCGTTCGAAGGGTGCGGCCGACCAGGCGGATCCGTTTCTCACCGCCAGCGTCGTCGATCGCGATGCTGAGGGCATTACGATCCGTGGCGCCAAGATGCTGGCCACCGGCGGCGTCGTGGCCGACGAGGTCTTTGTCACGACGATCCAGCCGATGCGCCCGGGTGAGGAGCGCTATGCGATGTCCTTTGCGATTCCGATGAGTACGAAGGGCCTGAAGCTGCTGTCGCGCAAATCCTATGAGAACGCGGCGGGCGCCGTGTTCGACAATCCTCTGTCCAGCCGGTTCGACGAGAACGACTCCGTTCTCTATTTCGACGACGTCAAGGTGCCGTGGGACCGAGTGTTCGTCGAAAGCAATGTCGAGATGTGCCAGAAGCAGTTTCACGCCACACCCTGTCATGTGTACCAGAACTACCAGGCGATGGTCCGATTGAGCGTGAAGCTCAAGTTCCTGACGGGTCTTGCTCATCGGATCGCCGAGATGAATGGAGTCACCCAGTTTCCGCAGGTGCGTGAGATGCTCGGCCAGCTTGCAGCCGAGACCGGTATGGTCGACGCGCTGGTTGCGGCCATGGAGGTGAAGGGCAAGCAGATCGGTCCCTATTTCGTCCCGGACCGTCACACGCTCTATTCCGCGCAGGTGCTGACGCAGCAGCTTTATTCGCACATCCTCAGCTCGCTGCGCGAACTCGCCGGCGGCGGCATGATCATGCTGCCTTCGTCAGTCGCCGACTTCGCCAATCCCGAGATCGCGGCGTTGATCGGCAAGACCCAGCAGTCCCCGAAGGCGAACTCGCATGATCGCGTGAAGTTCTACAAGCTCGCTTGGGATGCCGTCGGCTCCGAGTTCGGCTCGCGCCATCAGCAGTACGAGATGTTCTACGCCGGCGCGACTTTCGTCACCAAGGGGCACTCCTATCGCACCTATGATTGGGCCGGCGCCGATCGGCTGGTCCAGAGCATGCTCGATTCCTACGACCTCAACGGCGTCTCTTCTTCCAGCAAGGCCGCCTGA
- a CDS encoding branched-chain amino acid ABC transporter permease has protein sequence MRAIFAAAAMLTLAVLPVAAPWLQFVLTLAIAKGFAALGVAILLRAGLISIGHAMFFAASAYGVAFLARAGINDFGLLLILSVLSAALVGAIAGSFLVRYRAIFFAMLNLAVSMVFYALCSKLYGVTGGTDGLPVPIPGIFGIVVTEPVFKSVLFYLSLTLMVLVGFAVQRYLNSPLGHALSAVHTNEIRLEYLGIPVWAILLIAYAISAALAGLGGAIAGFAIGRVVPEFAFWTASGHLVLIAVLGGIGGVPGAFLGALFLELLHSAAVTVTDAWNLIVGVALIAVIMFMPQGFYGLFSRKEASSL, from the coding sequence ATGCGAGCGATCTTTGCCGCCGCCGCGATGCTCACACTTGCCGTGCTGCCGGTCGCCGCACCCTGGCTGCAATTCGTGCTGACGCTTGCGATCGCCAAGGGCTTTGCGGCGCTGGGCGTTGCGATTCTGCTCCGCGCCGGGCTGATCTCGATCGGTCATGCCATGTTCTTTGCCGCCAGCGCCTATGGTGTCGCATTCCTGGCGCGTGCCGGCATCAATGATTTCGGCCTGCTCCTGATCCTCTCGGTGCTGTCCGCCGCGCTGGTCGGCGCCATTGCGGGATCGTTCCTTGTCCGATACCGCGCGATCTTCTTCGCGATGCTGAACCTCGCGGTCTCCATGGTCTTCTACGCATTGTGCTCCAAGCTTTATGGAGTCACCGGTGGGACCGACGGCTTGCCCGTTCCCATTCCCGGCATCTTCGGCATCGTGGTGACCGAGCCTGTCTTCAAGAGCGTGCTCTTCTATCTTAGCCTGACGCTGATGGTGCTGGTCGGCTTTGCCGTCCAGCGCTACCTGAACAGTCCGTTAGGCCATGCGCTCTCGGCGGTCCACACCAACGAGATCCGGCTTGAGTATCTCGGAATACCCGTCTGGGCGATCCTCCTGATTGCCTACGCCATTTCGGCGGCGCTGGCGGGGCTTGGTGGCGCGATCGCCGGCTTCGCGATCGGTCGAGTGGTGCCTGAATTCGCCTTTTGGACCGCGTCCGGCCATCTCGTGCTGATCGCCGTGCTCGGCGGGATCGGCGGCGTGCCCGGCGCCTTCCTCGGAGCGCTGTTCCTGGAGTTGCTCCACAGTGCCGCCGTCACCGTGACCGACGCCTGGAATCTGATCGTGGGCGTGGCCCTGATCGCCGTGATCATGTTTATGCCGCAAGGGTTTTATGGACTGTTCTCGCGCAAGGAGGCGTCGAGCCTATGA
- a CDS encoding ABC transporter ATP-binding protein, protein MTRPILEAKDLHVAFNGIKAADGVSIAIHDGEFLAIIGPNGSGKTTLLNICTGYIRPKSGGVQLDGYDITRLSPRAIARRGVARAFQIPQLFSAQRTIDNMMLALAATDGLWSAGRPLETAARREEAEALLDLVGLADDSERISSTLPEGHRKLLDIAVALALKPRLLLLDEPTSGVSALERFQLMEALMGALRQRRITALFVEHDMDVVARYASRVLVWNAGNIMAEGRPDEVFKNAQVRERVVGVA, encoded by the coding sequence ATGACGCGTCCCATTCTCGAGGCCAAGGACCTTCATGTCGCGTTCAACGGGATCAAGGCTGCCGACGGTGTGAGCATCGCGATTCACGACGGCGAATTCCTCGCAATCATTGGACCGAACGGGTCGGGGAAGACGACCCTGCTCAATATCTGCACCGGCTACATCCGGCCGAAATCCGGCGGCGTGCAGCTTGATGGTTACGACATCACCCGCCTGTCGCCGCGCGCCATCGCGCGCCGCGGCGTCGCTCGCGCCTTTCAGATTCCGCAGCTGTTCTCCGCGCAACGCACCATCGACAACATGATGCTGGCGCTGGCGGCAACGGATGGATTGTGGAGCGCGGGCCGCCCGCTCGAGACCGCGGCGCGACGCGAGGAGGCGGAGGCGCTGCTCGACCTGGTTGGGCTCGCCGACGACAGTGAGCGGATCAGCAGCACCTTGCCCGAAGGGCATCGCAAGCTCTTGGACATCGCGGTTGCGCTGGCTCTCAAGCCGCGCCTTCTGCTGCTGGACGAGCCGACCAGCGGCGTCAGCGCGCTCGAGCGCTTTCAGCTCATGGAGGCGCTGATGGGTGCGCTCCGCCAGCGCCGCATCACGGCGCTGTTCGTGGAGCACGACATGGACGTGGTTGCCCGCTACGCGAGCCGTGTCCTGGTCTGGAACGCCGGCAACATCATGGCCGAAGGGCGACCCGACGAGGTATTCAAGAACGCGCAGGTCCGCGAACGCGTCGTGGGGGTGGCGTGA
- a CDS encoding branched-chain amino acid ABC transporter permease, which produces MSNAIIPLLLDSLASAALIFFAAVGLTLVFSVLRVLNVAHGSLYSIGGYVAASICLFIASRQLNPYLSFVALLFSAVLVAAIFGPLIERGLVRWTYGKSEAVQILITFGLFLILEDLQRVIFGVNSFYEDAPMRLLGTSSIGGVVYLNYQILLIGMALLVVIGLRLLINHTRLGRLITAVVTDREMAQAIGIDTNRIFILAFSLGVFLAALGGALATPTSGIAPGLGADTTVLAFAVAAIGGLGQIEGAAVASLIVGLARVLAIYLAPSLDAVAPYAAMLVVLLIRPYGLFGSVTARRI; this is translated from the coding sequence ATGTCAAATGCAATCATCCCCTTGCTGCTGGACAGTCTGGCCAGCGCAGCATTGATATTCTTTGCGGCGGTTGGCCTGACGCTGGTCTTCAGCGTGCTGCGCGTCCTCAACGTGGCCCATGGCAGCCTCTATTCGATCGGCGGCTATGTCGCGGCATCGATCTGCCTGTTCATTGCGAGCCGCCAACTCAACCCATATCTGTCGTTCGTGGCGTTGCTGTTCAGCGCCGTCCTCGTTGCGGCGATATTCGGTCCGCTGATCGAGCGCGGTCTGGTCCGTTGGACTTACGGCAAGTCGGAAGCCGTCCAGATCCTGATCACGTTCGGGCTGTTCCTCATCCTGGAGGACCTGCAGCGCGTGATCTTCGGCGTGAATTCCTTTTACGAGGATGCGCCTATGCGATTGCTCGGCACGTCGAGCATCGGCGGGGTCGTCTATCTCAACTACCAGATCCTCTTGATCGGGATGGCGCTTCTCGTAGTCATCGGTCTGCGGCTGTTGATCAACCATACCCGGCTTGGGCGCCTGATCACGGCTGTCGTGACCGACCGTGAGATGGCGCAGGCGATCGGCATCGACACCAACCGGATTTTCATCCTGGCGTTCTCGCTCGGCGTGTTCCTAGCGGCGCTGGGAGGGGCCCTGGCGACGCCGACGTCCGGCATCGCCCCGGGGCTCGGGGCCGACACCACGGTGCTCGCCTTTGCGGTGGCGGCGATCGGGGGCCTCGGACAGATCGAAGGGGCCGCGGTGGCATCGCTAATCGTCGGACTGGCGCGCGTGCTCGCGATCTATCTGGCGCCGTCGCTGGATGCCGTTGCGCCCTATGCGGCGATGCTTGTCGTCCTCCTGATCCGTCCCTACGGCCTGTTCGGATCGGTGACGGCGCGGAGGATATGA
- a CDS encoding cupin, translating into MPVNKKHDEFYTLDMNTGWEVPVGYPPGIQQKIIAGGLDETNRRGTRTRLLRFAPGVYTTAPFSHEYWEEVYLVSGDLVVGNDEKGEGGKSFPPNTYACRPPHAPHGPFKSVNGCLLLEMHYFDPV; encoded by the coding sequence ATGCCTGTCAACAAGAAGCACGACGAATTCTACACGCTCGACATGAATACCGGCTGGGAAGTCCCGGTGGGGTATCCGCCGGGCATCCAGCAGAAGATCATTGCGGGCGGTCTCGACGAGACGAATCGGCGCGGCACGCGCACCCGGTTGCTTCGCTTCGCGCCAGGCGTCTATACGACCGCGCCGTTTTCGCACGAGTACTGGGAAGAGGTCTATCTGGTCTCGGGCGACCTGGTCGTCGGCAATGACGAAAAAGGCGAGGGCGGCAAGAGTTTCCCGCCAAACACCTACGCCTGCCGGCCGCCGCATGCACCGCATGGGCCGTTCAAATCCGTCAACGGCTGCCTGCTGCTGGAAATGCACTACTTCGATCCGGTGTGA
- a CDS encoding ABC transporter ATP-binding protein, with protein MLSLDKVCVSIEGVRVLREVSCDIVERKTTVLIGRNGAGKTTTLRAIMGLLGLDGGNIRLDADDLGRMPAHHRARAGIGYAPEDRRLISELSVDENIRLPALALKLEKAEIERRLDEVYSLLPELHVMRARPAGGVSGGQGKMVALGRALTVARKVLLLDEPFQGLAPALALNYARTLGELRKRRPELSLLITESSPALLDRIADRTLQIERGEILATSTKDRESHVAAI; from the coding sequence ATGCTCAGCCTCGACAAGGTCTGTGTCTCGATCGAAGGCGTTCGCGTGTTGCGCGAGGTGAGCTGCGACATCGTCGAGCGCAAGACGACGGTGCTGATCGGGCGCAACGGCGCTGGTAAGACGACGACGCTGCGCGCGATCATGGGGCTGCTTGGCCTTGATGGCGGCAACATCCGTCTCGACGCCGACGACCTCGGCCGTATGCCGGCCCATCACCGCGCACGCGCCGGAATCGGCTATGCGCCGGAGGATCGCCGGCTGATCTCGGAATTGAGCGTGGACGAGAACATTCGCCTTCCGGCGCTGGCGTTGAAGCTCGAGAAGGCGGAGATCGAGCGAAGGCTCGATGAGGTCTACAGCTTGCTGCCCGAGCTGCATGTCATGCGGGCAAGGCCGGCAGGTGGCGTCTCCGGCGGGCAGGGCAAGATGGTTGCGCTCGGCCGCGCGCTCACGGTGGCACGCAAGGTGCTATTGCTCGATGAACCCTTCCAGGGTCTTGCGCCGGCGCTTGCGCTCAACTATGCGCGCACGCTCGGCGAGTTGCGCAAGCGGCGACCGGAGCTTTCGCTGTTGATCACCGAATCGTCGCCGGCGCTGCTCGACCGGATCGCCGACAGGACACTGCAGATCGAGCGCGGCGAAATCCTCGCCACATCGACCAAGGATAGGGAATCCCATGTTGCTGCAATTTGA
- a CDS encoding DUF2848 domain-containing protein produces MLLQFDRIAEDRTDRVGVEINSLVIAGWAGRDAAAIEHHIEELAALGIPRPSTTPLYYRVAAQTLTQASRLTVLGPDSSGEVEPVIVAMADGLWIGIGSDHTDRKAEASGIALSKQLCGKPVGSRLWSYADVEGHWDELVLRSWATIDGKRVLYQESPVSSLRTPRDLIRRHTGSDTLPAGTLMFCGTPGAIGGIRPGTRFDMELYDPVLARALTHGYDIDVLPVVS; encoded by the coding sequence ATGTTGCTGCAATTTGACCGCATCGCCGAAGACCGGACCGACCGTGTCGGGGTCGAGATCAACTCTCTCGTCATCGCGGGGTGGGCCGGCAGGGATGCCGCGGCGATCGAGCACCACATCGAGGAGCTCGCTGCGCTCGGCATTCCGCGCCCCTCGACGACACCGCTCTACTACCGCGTCGCAGCACAAACGTTGACTCAGGCAAGCCGCCTGACCGTGCTCGGCCCGGATAGTTCTGGCGAGGTCGAGCCCGTCATTGTCGCCATGGCTGACGGGCTCTGGATCGGCATCGGATCTGACCATACCGACCGCAAGGCGGAAGCGTCAGGCATCGCCCTTTCGAAGCAGCTTTGCGGCAAGCCGGTCGGCTCGCGGCTCTGGTCTTACGCTGATGTCGAAGGGCATTGGGATGAACTGGTCCTTCGCTCGTGGGCCACGATCGACGGTAAGCGGGTTCTCTACCAGGAGAGCCCGGTTTCGTCGCTAAGGACGCCGCGCGATCTCATTCGCCGTCACACTGGCTCGGACACGCTACCGGCCGGCACGCTGATGTTTTGCGGCACGCCCGGTGCGATCGGCGGCATTCGGCCGGGGACGCGTTTTGACATGGAGTTATATGATCCGGTCCTCGCCCGCGCGCTGACCCACGGCTACGACATCGACGTGCTGCCTGTCGTTTCCTGA
- a CDS encoding ABC transporter substrate-binding protein, whose translation MKLRSGLSAVSLVIGLASAASAAAEQKPASLGLGIFTFTSGPAAAYGMPGKNAADLMIDEINAKGGIEGVPVSATYVDEAQGAQGVIAEYRRLASDAKNQVMVAALSSANCLALAPIAEQIEVPTVGWNCDTHQLLIDGKSKYVFRPNGNTVPEFIAYAIYLLERKPNVKTVAIINPDYAFGHDAAKIFTAALKALKPDVDIVAELYPKLGSPNYQTEISRLTTARPDVVFSNLWGADLENFVRQAAPRGLFTSSQVVLALGETVLQRVPLPDGVIVGVLGDGWWMSPDAKANPETAKFAEAYKARFGEYPVFPSIKMANALIYVKAAYKAAMQKNGGKWPTRAELADAMKGSKVATLTGTAQTRADNDGLVDQVVGVTVKTAAQQFPVIGDMVRYKGDSLMPQAGQDPLAWISTLKPEFAKSLPKPGSYK comes from the coding sequence ATGAAGCTGAGAAGCGGCTTGTCTGCGGTTTCGCTTGTCATTGGTCTTGCGTCGGCGGCGTCAGCCGCCGCGGAGCAAAAGCCTGCCTCATTGGGGCTCGGAATCTTCACGTTTACCTCGGGTCCTGCGGCAGCCTACGGGATGCCCGGCAAGAACGCGGCTGACCTGATGATTGACGAGATCAACGCCAAGGGTGGCATCGAGGGTGTGCCTGTTAGTGCGACCTATGTCGATGAAGCACAAGGCGCGCAGGGCGTCATCGCGGAGTATCGCCGCCTCGCAAGTGACGCCAAGAACCAGGTGATGGTCGCGGCCTTGTCGAGCGCCAACTGCCTCGCGCTGGCACCGATCGCGGAGCAGATTGAGGTCCCGACGGTAGGGTGGAATTGCGACACCCATCAGCTTCTGATCGACGGCAAAAGCAAATACGTATTCCGCCCCAACGGCAACACCGTGCCTGAATTCATCGCCTACGCGATCTATCTTCTGGAGCGTAAGCCGAACGTGAAGACCGTCGCGATCATCAATCCCGACTACGCGTTCGGTCATGATGCAGCCAAGATCTTCACCGCAGCGCTGAAGGCGTTGAAGCCAGACGTCGACATCGTCGCCGAGCTCTATCCGAAGCTCGGCTCGCCAAACTACCAGACCGAGATTTCGCGCCTCACCACCGCGCGTCCAGATGTGGTCTTCTCAAACCTCTGGGGCGCCGACCTCGAAAATTTCGTTCGTCAGGCCGCGCCGCGTGGGCTATTCACGTCCAGTCAAGTGGTCCTTGCGCTCGGCGAGACCGTGCTGCAGCGTGTGCCGTTACCCGACGGCGTGATAGTCGGGGTTCTGGGCGACGGCTGGTGGATGTCGCCGGACGCCAAAGCCAATCCCGAGACGGCGAAGTTTGCCGAGGCATACAAGGCCCGTTTCGGCGAATATCCGGTGTTCCCGTCCATCAAGATGGCCAACGCGCTGATCTACGTAAAAGCTGCCTACAAGGCTGCGATGCAGAAGAATGGTGGCAAGTGGCCGACGCGCGCCGAACTGGCGGACGCCATGAAGGGCAGCAAGGTCGCGACCCTGACCGGCACCGCGCAGACGCGCGCCGACAATGACGGCCTCGTCGACCAGGTCGTCGGCGTCACCGTGAAGACAGCGGCGCAGCAGTTCCCCGTGATCGGTGACATGGTCCGCTACAAGGGCGACAGCCTGATGCCACAGGCCGGGCAGGACCCGCTGGCCTGGATTTCGACGCTGAAGCCGGAGTTCGCGAAGAGCCTGCCGAAGCCGGGAAGCTACAAATAG
- the qatD gene encoding Qat anti-phage system TatD family nuclease QatD: MAADRRSQGTAGYATPGACRTRAPACEIRCEVIDLHSHLDLYPDPQATTEECVERNLFVLSVTTTPSAWTGTAALAEGAARIRTALGLHPQLAHERRSELALFEDLLPRTRYVGEIGLDGGPELKATWDTQRRVFDNILRMCGSAGGRIMTIHSRRAAGPVLDALASRPDAGIPVLHWFSGSRRELQRAIDQGCWFSVGPAMLNGERGRGLAALMPRERMLTESDGPFAQLEGRPLFPWDVARTEPVLADLWSIREDEVRDQLMSNLKRLTTQIAPENDRSTSKP; this comes from the coding sequence ATGGCCGCGGATCGACGATCGCAAGGTACTGCGGGATATGCTACGCCGGGCGCTTGCCGAACTCGGGCACCTGCATGCGAAATACGGTGTGAAGTGATCGATCTACATTCGCATCTCGACCTCTATCCGGATCCTCAAGCGACGACGGAGGAATGCGTCGAGCGCAATCTGTTCGTCCTGTCCGTGACGACCACGCCGTCGGCCTGGACCGGGACGGCCGCGCTCGCGGAAGGGGCCGCTCGAATCCGCACCGCGCTCGGCCTGCATCCCCAGCTTGCTCACGAACGCCGGAGCGAACTCGCGCTGTTCGAAGATTTGTTGCCGCGAACGAGATACGTCGGCGAGATCGGCCTCGATGGCGGCCCTGAACTGAAGGCAACCTGGGACACGCAGCGTCGGGTGTTCGACAATATCCTGCGGATGTGCGGATCGGCCGGCGGTCGCATCATGACGATACACAGCCGCCGCGCAGCAGGACCCGTCCTCGATGCGCTCGCCTCGCGGCCCGATGCCGGCATCCCCGTGCTCCATTGGTTTTCGGGTTCGCGCCGCGAACTGCAACGCGCGATCGACCAAGGCTGCTGGTTCAGCGTCGGTCCGGCGATGCTCAACGGCGAACGAGGCCGCGGGTTGGCCGCACTGATGCCGCGCGAGCGAATGTTGACCGAATCGGATGGGCCTTTCGCGCAGTTAGAGGGGCGCCCCCTCTTTCCTTGGGACGTGGCGAGAACCGAACCGGTGCTCGCCGACCTGTGGAGCATCAGGGAGGACGAGGTTCGTGACCAACTGATGTCGAACCTCAAGCGGCTGACGACACAGATCGCTCCAGAAAATGACCGGTCCACATCGAAGCCGTAG